A stretch of Anas acuta chromosome 3, bAnaAcu1.1, whole genome shotgun sequence DNA encodes these proteins:
- the THEMIS gene encoding protein THEMIS isoform X3, whose protein sequence is MASTLEKFIHSLDPRALPRVLQIQSGIYFQGSIYEMFGNECCLSTGEVIKVTGFKINKLIASICKNNEDSQFSAKVELPLNFPGLYKVVADKTPYISIEEITRKVAIGSTRFGHPCFYSSEDIKLANLTIKQGEQINFNSVEEVNGTMAVNCGVVRNNQSHSFTLPLSQEGTFYECEDDQIYTLKEIAEWKIPRCRNRIVKLSNTLHSWDSSNPLPDNFDGCLILTPVYEVQAVMKFRKDIVHILSDLDVEVKDITDCYDISSFLQPLSLEDVFERTTKEFPMVAEVMEGPLGRQKPYNLLHIGKEIVIYKKYQATRVLASEIRSDSPKRHFLIPMTYKGKFKRRPREFPTAYDLEIARSEREQLHVVATKAFDSPHAELFSVSVGDQFLVQQRQTSEVLYEGRKKVIDVLACEQILSDTYKEVLLPMYMEGGFVEVIHDKKQYQLSEICKEFRLPFNVKVSVRDLSIKEDVLAAVPGLQLEEEITDSYLLISSASSPVESWEIPVYRLNMSVHLLSKDVQTVLPPMTKTTVEEISEEEYYMVRRFENQTLHPPPRPPKKPAALAPKPVSTVSKQVISDVLQATKV, encoded by the exons GTTCCATCTATGAGatgtttggaaatgaatgctgCCTGTCAACAGGAGAAGTGATTAAAGTTACTGGTTTCAAAATTAATAAGCTCATAGCAAGTATCTGTAAGAATAATGAAGACAGCCAGTTTTCTGCCAAAGTGGAATTACCTCTAAATTTTCCTG GTCTTTATAAGGTTGTGGCAGATAAAACTCCATATATCAGCATTGAAGAAATTACAAGAAAAGTTGCTATTGGGTCAACAAGATTTGGCCATCCATGCTTCTACAGCTCTGAGGATATAAAATTGGCAAACCTCACTATCAAACAAGGTGAGCAGATCAACTTCAACTCTGTGGAAGAGGTAAATGGAACAATGGCTGTCAACTGTGGTGTGGTCAGAAACAACCAGTCTCATTCCTTTACTTTGCCCCTTTCACAAGAAGGAACATTCTATGAATGCGAAGATGATCAAATATACACTCTGAAAGAGATTGCAGAATGGAAAATCCCTAGGTGCAGAAACCGGATTGTCAAACTTTCCAACACTTTACATTCGTGGGACTCCTCTAATCCACTGCCAGATAACTTTGATGGCTGCTTGATTCTAACACCTGTCTATGAAGTGCAGGCAGTAATGAAAT ttcgGAAGGACATAGTTCATATCCTCTCTGATCTGGATGTTGAGGTCAAGGATATAACAGACTGTTACGATATTAGCTCTTTCCTTCAGCCACTGTCTTTGGAAGATGTATTTGAGAGAACAACTAAGGAATTTCCCATGGTTGCTGAGGTAATGGAGGGGCCTTTAGGAAGACAGAAACCTTATAATTTATTGCATATAGGGAAAGAGATTGTCATCTACAAAAAGTACCAGGCTACAAGAGTCCTAGCCTCCGAGATCAGAAGTGACTCCcccaaaagacattttttaatcCCTATGACCTACAAAGGAAAGTTCAAGAGAAGACCTCGGGAATTTCCAACTGCCTATGACTTAGAGATAGCAAGAAGTGAAAGGGAACAGCTTCATGTCGTAGCAACTAAAGCTTTTGATTCTCCTCATGCAGagctcttttctgtttcagttggAGATCAATTTCTAGTTCAGCAACGTCAGACTAGTGAAGTTCTGTAcgagggaagaaagaaagtcATAGATGTTTTAGCTTGTGAACAAATACTAAGTGATACATATAAGGAAGTGCTCCTGCCTATGTATATGGAAGGTGGCTTTGTGGAAGTGATTCATGACAAGAAGCAGTACCAGCTTTCTGAGATTTGCAAAGAATTTCGTTTGCCTTTTAATGTCAAAGTGTCCGTGAGGGACCTTTCCATTAAGGAGGATGTCTTGGCTGCTGTACCTGGTCTGCAGCTTGAAGAAGAAATCACAGACTCTTATTTGCTGATCAGTAGCGCCAGCAGTCCAGTAGAGAGCTGGGAGATTCCTGTGTATCGCTTAAACATGTCAGTCCATTTGCTCAGCAAGGATGTCCAGACAGTCTTACCTCCCATGACTAAGACAACAGTGGAAGAGATCAGCGAAGAGGAATATTATATGGTACGAAGATTTGAAAACCAAACCCTACATCCACCTCCCAGGCCACCCAAAAAGCCAGCAGCACTTGCACCAAAACCTGTTTCTACAGTATCTAAGCAAGTTATATCTGATGTACTACAGGCTACAAAG